The following coding sequences lie in one Spinacia oleracea cultivar Varoflay chromosome 1, BTI_SOV_V1, whole genome shotgun sequence genomic window:
- the LOC110800217 gene encoding pentatricopeptide repeat-containing protein At1g80270, mitochondrial: MWALRRVSANSIKAQGLNVAAFRACAGLGPFKSPREDKSSNEHRGFTLDRWITSNACQCSVHFPNQSVGIRNLSSQAGAKSGGEEEDDLEEGFSELETPEAPETAVGGVEDSDSSSDSSDSESDLSGVDENSEETLETELLKDAGEAVSKKKLGGLSPLLNLILKESGPSVSDALDKYAAEEKELSRSEVYHATLNLRRRKMFVRALQLSEWLEKREDFEYTERDYASRVDLIAKVRGLQKAEKYIDSIPKSHRQEVVYRTLLANCVSQTTLGKSEEIFNKMKDLGFPISAFTCNQLLVLYKRIDKKKIADVLQMMEKNDIKPTLFTYQLLIDTKGQANDIIGMEQIIETMQAEGMKPNARVQATIARHYVYGGLKEKAVAVLKEMEGDDLESNRGVCPTLLITYANLGSADDVERVWKFCESKPRQGEYLAAIEAWGKLKNVEKAEAVYKNMTKSIKKLSTRHYSTMLKVYAENKMLGKGKQLLKEMGDDGCRIGPIAWDALVKLYVDAGEVEKADSVLQKATSQNQQGRPLFSSYMSILDQYAKRGDVHNAEKIFLRMKQAGYVSRARPFSALLQAYINAKVPAYGFRERMKAENIFPNKGLAGQLSQVDAFRKTAASDLLD, encoded by the exons ATGTGGGCTCTTCGTCGGGTTTCTGCAAATTCTATCAA GGCTCAAGGATTAAATGTAGCAGCATTTCGAGCTTGTGCTGGACTTGGACCGTTCAAAAGTCCCAGAGAAGACAAGTCAAGTAATGAGCATCGTGGCTTCACGCTTGATAGGTGGATAACATCTAATGCTTGCCAGTGTTCTGTACATTTTCCTAATCAATCAGTTGGGATTAGAAATCTTTCTTCTCAAGCTGGTGCTAAGAGTGGTGGGGAGGAAGAGGATGATTTGGAAGAGGGATTTTCCGAGCTTGAAACACCTGAAGCCCCTGAGACTGCTGTGGGCGGTGTTGAAGATAGTGACAGTTCATCTGATTCATCTGATTCTGAATCTGATTTGTCTGGTGTTGATGAGAATTCTGAAGAGACCTTGGAAACTGAGCTGCTGAAAGATGCAGGAGAGGCAGTATCAAAGAAGAAGTTGGGGGGGTTGTCACCTTTGTTGAATCTGATATTGAAGGAGTCTGGTCCATCTGTTTCAGATGCTCTTGATAAATATGCTGCTGAGGAAAAGGAATTAAGCCGTTCTGAAGTTTATCATGCTACTCTGAATCTAAGGCGGCGCAAGATGTTTGTGAGGGCCTTGCAG CTGTCAGAGTGGCTAGAGAAAAGAGAGGATTTTGAATACACTGAGCGGGATTATGCATCTAGGGTTGATCTGATTGCCAAAGTGCGTGGTCTTCAAAAGGCAGAGAAGTATATAGACAGCATACCCAAATCCCACAGACAGGAGGTGGTCTATAGAACTTTGCTTGCCAACTGTGTGTCCCAAACCACTTTGGGTAAATCTGAAGAGATATTTAATAAAATGAAGGACCTAGGATTTCCAATTTCAGCCTTTACTTGCAACCAGTTGCTTGTTCTTTACAAGAGAATTGACAAGAAAAAGATTGCAGATGTACTTCAAATGATGGAGAAGAATGATATTAAGCCCACTCTTTTTACTTACCAACTGTTGATAGACACAAAAGGCCAAGCAAATGACATAATTGGTATGGAACAAATTATTGAGACAATGCAGGCTGAAGGCATGAAACCCAACGCCCGTGTCCAAGCCACAATTGCTCGTCATTATGTGTATGGTGGACTCAAAGAAAAGGCGGTGGCGGTTCTGAAGGAGATGGAAGGAGATGACTTAGAGTCTAATCGCGGGGTCTGCCCCACGTTGCTTATTACTTATGCAAATTTAGGCAGTGCTGATGATGTTGAAAGGGTCTGGAAATTTTGCGAGTCAAAGCCTCGACAAGGAGAATACTTGGCTGCTATTGAAGCTTGGGGTAAGCTGAAGAATGTTGAAAAAGCAGAAGCTGTGTATAAAAACATGACCAAATCAATCAAGAAGCTTTCTACTAGGCATTATTCTACCATGCTAAAAGTTTATGCAGAAAACAAGATGCTGGGTAAGGGAAAGCAGCTACTAAAAGAGATGGGAGACGATGGTTGCCGCATTGGACCCATTGCTTGGGATGCTCTTGTGAAGCTTTATGTGGATGCCGGAGAAGTGGAGAAAGCGGACTCCGTATTGCAGAAAGCAACCTCGCAGAATCAACAAGGAAGACCGTTGTTTAGCTCTTACATGTCTATCTTAGATCAGTATGCTAAAAGGGGTGATGTCCATAACGCTGAAAAGATTTTCCTCAGGATGAAACAAGCTGGCTATGTGTCCCGTGCAAGGCCATTCAGTGCACTACTCCAAGCTTACATAAACGCCAAAGTTCCAGCATATGGGTTTAGGGAGAGGATGAAGGCAGAGAATATATTTCCCAATAAAGGACTAGCTGGACAATTATCCCAGGTTGATGCATTTAGAAAGACTGCTGCGTCTGATTTGCTCGATTGA
- the LOC130463782 gene encoding uncharacterized protein, which translates to MVGNNARRRNRERVNNQCAINYHERRGVPDVQLSPPRTCSDCQARLFHKESSQFCCMSGKINLPIIPVPDDLLSLYIDQTPTGMNFRQDIRKLNHIHAFTSMGVHLDESLANAQQGVYTFRAQGSIYHKIGGFLPRGSEGRPRFLQMYIYDTEHEIEHRLAENNTLQRDIIQKIKSILDRCNPFVHNLRFLAQREDIQQCALRIHEQPSDRPQYCLPTASQVAAVIVGGEEVANLNPRDILVQSNSGQLMTVMDTAGYYDPLQYPLLFPYGSYGWSINSLDTNGRTIPCRAFYAYLFQIRLHVISIILLAGRLFQQFIVDNFVKIEANKLRWLRDHQDTIRAELYQGSQDCLDAGELNPVNAGKKTILPSSFVGSPRDMNQRYQDAMALVQHYGKPDLFVTMTCNPTWREIVEELLPGQTPQDRPDLITRIFHAKFEEFKSDVVDKSALGKVVAYVYVVEFQKRGLPHVHMLLILDENDKPRSPEEYDKIVRAEIPDRDEEPRLYDAVLKHMIHKPCGAGRRNSSCMENGVCKRKFPKSFSAKICSSIKCVKYLYKYVHKGVDRVSMEVRTGSENNEIQQFVDARWVCAP; encoded by the exons ATGGTTGGGAACAATGCTCGAAGAAGAAATAGGGAAAGAGTTAATAATCAGTGTGCAATAAACTATCATGAACGAAGAGGAGTCCCAGATGTTCAATTGTCACCTCCAAGAACATGTTCTGATTGTCAAGCTCGACTTTTTCATAAAGAATCATCCCAATTTTGTTGTATGTCTGGAAAGATAAACTTGCCAATCATACCCGTTCCTGATGACCTGCTTTCTTTATACATTGATCAAACCCCAACTGGAATGAATTTCAGACAGGATATTAGAAAACTAAATCACATACATGCTTTCACTTCCATGGGTGTTCACTTAGATGAGAGCTTAGCAAATGCTCAACAAGGAGTATATACTTTCCGGGCTCAAGGTTCTATATATCATAAGATAGGTGGGTTTCTTCCTCGTGGATCAGAAGGTAGGCCACGATTCCTCCAAATGTACATATATGATACTGAGCATGAGATCGAGCATCGCCTGGCAGAGAATAACACGTTGCAACGGGATATAATACAAAAAATCAAGTCAATTCTTGATCGATGCAATCCCTTTGTCCACAATCTTCGATTTTTAGCTCAACGTGAAGACATACAACAATGTGCACTTCGTATCCATGAACAACCTTCAGATCGACCACAATATTGTCTACCTACTGCTTCTCAAGTTGCTGCAGTTATTGTTGGTGGAGAAGAGGTTGCGAACTTGAACCCCAGAGATATTTTAGTTCAGTCAAATTCAGGCCAGTTAATGACTGTTATGGACACGGCTGGATACTATGACCCCCTTCAATATCCTTTACTCTTTCCATATGGTTCTTATGGATGGTCGATTAATAGTCTTGACACTAATGGAAGAACTATTCCTTGCCGAGCTTTCTATGCCTACCTATTTCAA ATACGGCTACATGTCATATCCATCATCTTATTAGCAGGGCGATTATTCCAGCAATTTATAGTtgataattttgtcaaaattgagGCTAATAAGCTGAGATGGCTTCGAGACCATCAAGATACCATAAGAGCTGAATTATACCAAGGCTCGCAAGATTGTTTGGATGCGGGAGAACTCAATCCAG TAAATGCCGGTAAAAAAACTATTTTGCCTTCTTCGTTTGTTGGAAGCCCACGAGACATGAACCAACGATACCAAGATGCAATGGCATTGGTTCAACATTATGGAAAGCCTGACCTTTTCGTGACTATGACATGCAACCCAACATGGAGAGAGATTGTGGAAGAGTTATTGCCCGGTCAGACACCACAAGATCGCCCCGACTTAATCACCAGGATATTTCATGCAAAATTTGAGGAGTTTAAGAGTGATGTTGTTGACAAAAGTGCCCTTGGAAAGGTTGTGGCGTATGTTTATGTTGTTGAGTTCCAGAAAAGAGGTCTTCCACATGTCCACATGTTACTAATACTGGATGAAAATGACAAACCAAGATCACCTGAAGAATATGACAAAATTGTCAGAGCTGAGATACCTGATAGAGATGAGGAGCCACGATTATATGATGCTGTTCTTAAACATATGATCCATAAACCGTGTGGTGCTGGACGTCGAAATTCATCTTGCATGGAAAATGGAGTTTGTAAACGAAAATTTCCTAAATCATTTTCTGCAA AGATTTGTAGTAGCATCAAGTGTGTCAAATATTTATACAAATATGTGCACAAGGGTGTCGACCGTGTTTCCATGGAAGTTCGAACAGGATCAGAAAACAACGAGATTCAACAATTTGTAGATGCTAGATGGGTTTGTGCACCATAG
- the LOC130463784 gene encoding uncharacterized protein, whose protein sequence is MCPSVERLQLHLQNRQEIRFNTNQSIEDILQMPQNSRTMLTEFFKMNVSDPEARKYLYIEFPQHYRWLTSSKTWRKRRNKQRVIGRIYTASPMEGERFFLRLLINHVRGPESFQHLRTVNGIVYPTFREAAEKQGLMENDASIRECLLEASNSKMPSSLRKLFVTLLVYCQPTGFRSLWDEFYHFMAEDYNFPSPSNTNLVRDSVLYDVERMLKQLGKTITDYDLPDISIQLDGNIQLARAIHEEVSAPVPHEDVHCVEHLNDDQRNSFDVIMEAIDGDTGRLFFIDGPGGTGKTYLYRAILATIKLRGQFGLAVASSGIAATLLHRGKTAHKTFGIPVTLHASSTWKFSKQDIEAQLVKHAAVIIWDEATMTHRHAYEAVDRSIRDLMGVDSPFGGKVVVFGGDFRQILPVVPKGTKAQTIDACLVRSTLWRHVQLLRLNQNMRSRNDEEFAEFLLRVGDGCEPIVDENMIKLPTSLCVTDGNHNSIDILVHEIFPNLTEHVGDVTYMVERAIITPTNDEANMLNEKILNEFVGEEKFYYSFDSVSEDRQNLYQPEFLNSLSFGGLPPHLLRLKVGSPIMLLRNIDASNGLCNGTRLICCRLMDHVIEAEILTGRCKGTRVFIPRIPLKTTEDVKLPFEMTRKQFPVKLCYALTINKSQGQTIPHVGIYLPQHVFSHGQLYVALSRGTSRQTTKILVSKGDIRGRNGVFTKNVVYKEVLLPRIS, encoded by the coding sequence ATGTGTCCATCTGTGGAACGATTACAACTCCACCTACAAAATCGGCAAGAGATAAGGTTTAACACAAATCAATCTATTGAAGATATCCTCCAAATGCCACAAAACTCGCGAACCATGCTCACTGaattctttaagatgaatgtCTCTGATCCTGAAGCAAGGAAGTACCTTTACATAGAATTCCCTCAACATTATCGGTGGTTAACATCATCAAAAACATGGAGAAAAAGGAGGAATAAGCAGAGAGTGATTGGAAGAATATATACTGCATCGCCAATGGAAGGAGAAAGATTTTTCTTGCGTTTGCTCATAAATCATGTTAGAGGCCCAGAATCATTCCAACATCTTCGAACTGTCAACGGAATTGTCTATCCTACTTTTAGAGAAGCAGCTGAAAAACAAGGTTTAATGGAGAACGATGCAAGCATTCGTGAATGTTTACTTGAAGCATCTAACTCCAAAATGCCATCATCATTGAGAAAATTATTTGTCACACTATTGGTCTATTGCCAACCAACTGGATTTCGATCTTTATGGGATGAATTCTACCATTTCATGGCTGAAGACTACAATTTTCCATCCCCATCAAATACAAATTTGGTGCGTGACTCTGTTCTCTATGATGTAGAACGCATGTTGAAGCAATTGGGTAAGACTATCACTGATTATGACCTCCCTGATATAAGCATCCAATTAGATGGCAACATACAATTGGCCAGAGCTATACATGAAGAAGTATCCGCACCAGTGCCCCATGAAGATGTGCATTGTGTTGAACATCTTAATGATGACCAACGTAATTCGTTTGATGTTATAATGGAAGCTATTGATGGAGATACTGGTCGATTATTCTTCATAGATGGCCCTGGTGGGACCGGTAAGACCTATTTATATCGTGCTATACTTGCAACTATTAAACTTAGAGGACAATTTGGTCTTGCAGTAGCTAGCTCAGGTATCGCTGCCACACTATTGCATAGAGGAAAAACTGCTCATAAAACTTTTGGAATTCCGGTAACACTACATGCTTCATCGACATGGAAGTTCAGCAAACAGGATATTGAAgcacaattagttaagcatgccGCTGTTATAATATGGGATGAAGCAACAATGACTCATAGACATGCATATGAGGCCGTTGATCGTAGTATAAGAGATTTAATGGGGGTTGACAGTCCGTTTGGTGGTAAGGTCGTAGTTTTTGGTGGAGATTTTAGACAAATCCTTCCCGTTGTACCTAAAGGAACAAAAGCGCAAACCATAGATGCATGTTTGGTGAGGTCAACACTATGGAGACATGTTCAACTACTTCGCCTCAATCAGAATATGAGATCTAGAAATGATGAAGAGTTTGCAGAATTTCTTTTAAGAGTTGGTGATGGATGTGAGCCTATAGTTGATGAAAACATGATAAAGTTACCAACTTCATTGTGTGTAACAGATGGAAATCATAACTCAATTGATATCTTAGTTCACGAGATATTCCCAAACTTAACTGAGCATGTTGGTGATGTGACTTACATGGTAGAGAGAGCTATAATAACTCCAACAAATGATGAAGCTAACATGTTGAATGAAAAGATACTCAACGAATTTGTGGGGGAAGAAAAATTTTACTACTCCTTTGACTCAGTGTCAGAAGATCGCCAAAATCTCTATCAGCCAGAATTCTTAAATTCATTGTCATTTGGCGGCCTACCACCGCATCTTCTGAGATTAAAAGTTGGTTCACCGATCATGCTATTGAGGAATATTGATGCAAGTAATGGATTGTGCAATGGGACAAGATTAATCTGTTGCCGGTTAATGGATCATGTGATTGAGGCTGAAATCTTGACCGGACGCTGTAAAGGGACACGGGTATTCATTCCACGCATTCCTTTGAAAACAACTGAAGATGTAAAGTTGCCATTTGAAATGACTCGAAAACAGTTTCCTGTGAAATTGTGCTATGCTTTGACTATTAACAAATCTCAAGGGCAAACCATTCCTCATGTTGGTATTTATCTTCCACAACATGTTTTTAGTCATGGTCAGTTGTATGTTGCACTATCGAGAGGGACTTCCCGACAAACAACCAAAATTTTGGTTAGCAAAGGTGATATTCGAGGAAGAAATGGTGTATTCACAAAAAACGTTGTTTACAAAGAAGTTCTCTTGCCTCGAATTTCTTAA